From a single Oncorhynchus nerka isolate Pitt River linkage group LG11, Oner_Uvic_2.0, whole genome shotgun sequence genomic region:
- the LOC135573946 gene encoding putative nuclease HARBI1, which translates to MSSSPSLATEDSVTSKRSSIGLQMVCNADCVISNVVAKWPGSVHDSRIFRASEIYQCLSQGEFSGVLLGDRGYGCQPFLLTPFTDPQEAQQAYNHAHARTRARVEMTFGLLKARFHCLHKLRVSPVRACDITVACAVLHNVACLRKERAPRVPPAMDWDNPAIFPDDDSGRLLRDQYVLNYFS; encoded by the exons atgtcttcatctccttccctggccacagaagactctgtgacatcaaagaggagttctataggattgcag atggtctgcaatgctgactgtgtgatcagcaatgttgtggcaaaatggcctggctcagtccatgactccagaatctttcgggcctctgaaatctatcagtgcctatcacaag gtgaattctctggtgtgttgctgggagacagggggtatggctgccagccttttctcctgacacctttcacagacccccaggaagcacagcaggcctacaaccatgcccatgccaggaccagggccagagttgaaatgacctttggcctcctgaaggcacgctttcactgccttcacaaattaagggtcagccctgttagggcatgtgatattactgtggcttgtgctgtcctccacaatgtggcctgcctgaggaaggagagggcccccagagtgccaccagccatggactgggacaatccggcaatcttccctgatgacgacagtggtcggctgctgagggaccaatatgtgttgaattattttagttag